From Calderihabitans maritimus, a single genomic window includes:
- a CDS encoding 3-hydroxyacyl-CoA dehydrogenase family protein has protein sequence MKTIAVLGAGLMGSGIAQVAAQNGFQVHLVDLTFELIEKGLHRARRSLQRLEKAGKIPAGSTETVLSRIQGFIDLEAAAEDADLVIEAVPENLELKKNIFRRLDVVCRPEVILATNTSELSITAIGAATQRPDKVIGMHWFNPPPVMRLIEIVIGRNTSPETVATIEDISQRLGKETVRVKDAQGFVTSRVLAAHMIECMRVLEEGVASIEDIDKAVKLGLNYPMGPFELADYVGLDTMLFVAENLTEAYGDRFRPPQVLRKLVEAGHLGVKSGKGFYDYTKN, from the coding sequence ATCAAAACTATTGCCGTTTTGGGAGCGGGGTTAATGGGCAGCGGTATTGCCCAGGTAGCCGCGCAAAATGGATTTCAGGTGCATCTTGTAGATTTGACCTTCGAGTTGATTGAGAAGGGACTGCACAGGGCTCGCCGAAGTTTGCAGCGTTTGGAAAAGGCGGGAAAGATTCCTGCGGGAAGTACGGAGACCGTTCTCAGCCGTATCCAGGGATTCATTGATTTGGAGGCAGCGGCTGAAGATGCAGACCTGGTTATTGAAGCGGTGCCGGAGAACCTGGAACTGAAGAAAAACATCTTCCGGCGTTTGGATGTGGTATGCCGTCCAGAGGTGATCCTGGCGACGAACACTTCGGAGCTGAGTATTACGGCGATTGGAGCGGCCACCCAGCGTCCTGATAAAGTTATCGGTATGCACTGGTTTAATCCACCGCCCGTCATGCGATTGATAGAAATCGTAATAGGACGAAACACATCACCGGAGACAGTTGCTACTATAGAAGATATTTCTCAACGGTTGGGTAAGGAAACGGTTAGGGTGAAGGATGCCCAGGGATTCGTTACGAGTCGTGTCCTGGCGGCTCATATGATTGAGTGTATGAGAGTTTTGGAGGAAGGGGTGGCTTCGATAGAGGATATTGATAAGGCGGTTAAGTTGGGCCTGAATTATCCCATGGGTCCTTTTGAACTGGCAGACTACGTCGGTCTCGATACCATGCTCTTTGTAGCTGAAAATCTTACCGAGGCTTACGGTGACCGCTTCCGGCCCCCGCAGGTTTTGCGCAAACTGGTCGAGGCGGGTCATCTTGGGGTGAAAAGTGGTAAGGGCTTTTATGATTATACGAAAAACTAG